DNA from Chloroherpetonaceae bacterium:
GGGAATTGAAGATTCGAGAGGAAATCGACCTCATCTTATCATTACCTAAAAAACATCCGTCACTTTTATGGCACAATTTCGGATATGCACTTTTAGGGGGTGTAGCCAATTCATTAACAATATGGATGCCCGTTTACCTATCGGCACGCTTTGAAATAGCAAGGGTTGAATTAGGGGCGTTAATTTCAGTTTCAATCGCGACTGTCGGGCTACTTGGAACTGTTGTTGGTGGAATATTAGCGGATAAAGTTGCCCGAAAACGCAAACAGGGAAGGCTCCTTACGATGGCGTTGATTGCATTACTTATGATACCCCTCTATTCTTTTATTCTTTTCTCTAATTCTCTGGAAGCCGTAAAGCCCGCCTATTTTACTCTTCTTGGGTTATCGCTGACTTGGCTTGGGGCGGCAACTGCTGATGTTCACGAGATTGTTCATGAAGGGGAACGAGGTGCGGCCATTGGGCTTTACTACTTTATTGTGAATTGGATTTGCTACGGACTAATTCCACCGCTGATAGGATTTATTAGCGATAAACTTGGACAGAATATTGGCAGCGAATCGCTTCAAAGTGCTTTATTCATCGGGCCTTTATTACTTTGCTTATCAGCGGGATCTCTGCTTTATGCAAAGTTTTTGAGAGATTAGTTATTTACAATCCAATCTTCAAATTGAAATTTCAATTCAAACTGTAACTCCAAAAAAAGCTATAAAAGAAGGTTGAGAGCGATAAAGAAAGCAATCAAACTAATTGTCCAAACTACCCTTCGACTGAGATATTTTTGAAACAGTAAACTGCGGTACATAAATCAATTCTTTTGATTTAGAAACTTATTATAGTTGGTACGGCTGTTGGGAAGAAAAGGTTTAAAATTATTCAAAATCAAAAGCCCACTTTTAGTGGGCTTTTGATTTGAAATGAATGCATAGAAGTTATAAATGAGAGACGAGATTATTTCTTTTCGAAGATATCGTCTTTCAATGTTGGATTAATAGTATAGCTTTCAACAGTGGAAGTAATCACCAAAGTGAATTGCCCCTGAGGGACCGTTCGAACAAGTTTATAGGGTAATAAAATCGTACCGTCCTTTTTGTTTTTTGAAACTTGAACAGGGCGATAGTCGGAGTATTGAAGTTTTGCTTCAACTTCTGTTCCTTGAGGAGTTGATTGTTTAGTTATTTGCTCAATTAACATAAATGAGTTTCCGTCGAAGACCAACTGATCAACTTTTCCTGAAGGATAGATTAATTCTGTATGATAGTTCATTCCTTCTCCTGTTGGTTTCATGCCCAATACTTTCAGAGAAACGCCATTTTCTTTTAATCGAAAAAGCACATTGAAAATGGAAGACTCTAATCGTTCAGTAAGTTCTTTTCCAGATAACTCATTGGAGCCTCTAGGCGAAACATCAACGGCCCTCTTCCCATTAACATAAATCTCTTGTGAAATGACCGGTGTTATGAGTTTGGTGTAAGATTTATTTGGAGATTTCTCCTTCATTTCAAGTGTGCCATCCAGTGAACGTCCCGGAAACTCAATGGTTACTTTTCCTTTCATTTCACGACTATTCATTTTCTTAAGCGATGCAACGCCTCCTAAAGCCTTAAAATGATTTTCTAAAAGGGCTTCGGAAGAAAGTGCAGGTGGAAGTAAATCAGACAAGGGTTCAAAGTCGGTATTGTAAACGGTGACTTTGCCAAATTTTTCAAGTTTCGATTTAATTTCTTTTGCATCTCCTACAACTGTGATGTAAACATTTTTTGCGCTCAAATATTTTTGAGCAAGCTCTAGAACGCGCTCTGAAGTAAGGGATGAAACCTTTTTCACGTAGGTTTTATAGTAATCTTTTGAAATGCCAAAAACGGTGATGTCTTGAGCGCGAACAAGCGTTCTTTCAGGGTTTTCAAGGCTTAGTAAGTAATTCCCACTTAAATATTCTTGCTGTAATACAAGTTCGTTTTGAGGGACAGGTTCTGTGCGAATCCGTTTAATTTCGCTGAGAATTTCGGTGATTGCTGAATCGGTGACCACATTTCGAACCTCAGCTGTTGCAGAAAAAAATCCACCTTGACGGTAGTAATTTCCATTGGTATAAGCACCGTATGTCCACCCGTGTTTTTCACGAAGATTTTGAAATAAACGACCAGAGAACCCGCCGCCCAAAATTGATGAAACCAGAGAAAACTCGGCGAGCTCGGGATTTCGCCGAGCAGAGGCCGGCATCACAACAGAAACACTCGACTGCACAGCACCGGGTAAATCAACCAAGTGAACCGAGATTCCATCGGGAATTGGAAATTCATTGGCAACTTCAGGGGCAGGTTCGCCAGCTTTCCAAGATCCAAATTGTTTTTCAAGTAAAGGAAGCATTTCGGAAGCTTTAAAGTCTCCAACTACGGCCAGCGATGCATTAGAAGCATTAAAGAAACGCGCATAATAGGTCTGAACATCCTTTTGTGAGATTGAGCTAATGCTGGCTTCGTCATCAAAATTTGCGTAAGGGTGTTTGCCAAACGCAACTTGTGTTGATAAAATGGATGCTAAAGCTCCCGGCGTTCGTCGACGTGTTTGAACCCCCGAAACGGCTTGACGCTTGAATTTTTCGAGTTCATCTTCGGGAAAAGTAGGATTAAAAAGGGCATCCGTGAAAATATCAAAGAGCTTGTCTTGGTGGCGGGAAAGGCCGGAAATATTTACGAAAACGGCATCATCGCTTGAGCCTGCACCAAATGATGCACCAATGTAATCGCCTTCCTTAGCAAATTGAAGCGCGGTTCGTTTTTGTGAACCTTTACCTAATAAAGTTGAAACAGCATCAGCAAGCCCAGATTTATCGCCATCAAAGGAAGAACCGCCACGAATCACCATACGCATCGTAAGAGTAGGCTTTTGATTGCTTTCAATCAAGAAAACGCGAAGCCCGTTTGAAAGGGTGGTATCAAGGAATTCAGGAAATGAGACTTGCGGCGCGGCGTCCGGAAGAGGAGGTTTTGAGCGGTCAATTGAAGCGGTAGAGACTGCGGTTTGATTGGCTCCGCAAGAACTTAACGCGGTAACAATCGCAATTGCAATTGATGTAAAAAAGAAATTTTTCAGTTTCATATTTATCGATTTACAAGTCAAAATTGAAAAAAAATCAGTTTGAATTCAGTGGATTAGTCTCGCTTCTTAACCGTGTAGTGAATGAGATTTCTACTTTCTTTATTGAAATACTTTTTGGCTACGCGTTGAATATCTTCGCGAGTGACCTTCATGTATTCATCGACTTCAGTATTAATCAGATTTGTATTGCCATAAAAAACATAATAGTTGGCGAGCTCGCGGGCACGACTTTGAACAGTCCCAAATGAAGAAGCATATTGAGATTCAATTTGATTGCGAACTTTTTGAAACTCCTCTTCCGTAATTCCTTCTCCGGCAATTTTTTCTAATTCAAGTGAAATGAGTGAATCCAATGTTTCTACATTGACACCGCTATTGCCAACAGCAAACACACCATTCATTCCTGCATCTTCAAGAAAAAAAGGAAAAGCTTGGACTTGAACAGCAACTTGCGTGTTTTGAACCAAAGTTTGGTTTAGCCTTGAGCTATTGCCTGAACTGAGAACATTGGAAAGCATTTCGAGTGCTTTTGCATCGGGGTGTGTTTGCGCGACAGACTTCCACCCGTGAAGAGTTGCCGGAAGCGGTGTATTATCCTTTTCTACCCTTAACTCTTTTGGTGAGAATTGCATTGGAACAATAACCTTAGGCCTTTCAACCGGTTTTCCTTTTGGAATCGATCCAAAGTATTCTATTATAACTTTTTTCGCCTCTTCAATATCAATATCTCCGGCTAAACAAAGGGTGGCATTGTTAGGAACATAATAGGCGCGGTAGAAGTCGCGAAACTCGTCAATCGTAGCCTTATCAATGTATTGAAAGGAGCCAATGGGTGTCCAAGAATATGAAGAAGAATCTAATACGGTAGAAAAAATGGTTTCAAAAAGAGTTCCATATGGGCGATTATCGACGCGCAAACGGCGCTCTTCTTTAACCACTTCGCGTTGGGTTTCAACACCACCGGAATCAATTTTCGCGTGAAGCATCCGTTCGGATTCAATCCATAAGGCAAGTTTCCACTGATTTTTTGGCAGATTAATGTAGTAATCGGTTAAGTCGAAAGATGTTGAGGCATTGAGATTTCCCCCGGCACCAGAAATGAGTTTGTCTATTTGCCCTCGACGTATGTTTTCAGAGCCTTCGAACATCAAGTGCTCAAAAAAATGGGCAAATCCGGTTCTGTCATTCTTTTCATTTTTGCTTCCAACATGATATAGAACATAAGAAGACACAACGGGTGCTGCTTTATCTTGATGTAATATGACATGTAACCCGTTTGGAAGATCATATTCAACAAATTGAATTTTATTTTTTCCTTTTTTAGGTTGGTCATCATTGGCCAATAAATCCAAAGGGAATGCGATGAACATCAGCGTAAATAACGCCGCAATAAAAAATGAAAGCTTCCGAACCATAACTGAAATGAATTAATTAAAAAAAGATAAGCTCATAAAATTTAATACAATAAAGATAACCCCTAAGCGAATCCTTTAACGGGCGTGAGAATCTAAAACACTATTTTTTACAATCAATTATCTCTTTTATTCTACTTTTCCGACATCATATCTGCACCTACCCAATCCTCCGGAGTTCCTGATTCAATAAAGTAATTGCATCGAGAGATATACAATTTTGCAGCTTTATCCTCTTTATTAAGGGTTGAAATTTCTTGAAAGAGCTTCAAAGAAAGATCAAACCGGGCATTGTAATAATGGTCTAAGGCTTCAAAGAATCGTTCTTTTGTGGAGAGTTTATGGTCAAAAAGTTTGGGATAATCTTCATCAAAGATTTCATATATACTGACGGCTTCTTTTTTGCCTTTTACTTGAACCTTCCCAAGGGCTCGAATTGAATAATCATTTTGATTCTTCAGCTTAAAATAAGTTTTATCACTAATGAGAATGGTTGCGCCATAGATTTTCGTAAGCCCTTCCATTCTTGACGCAAGATTGACCGCATCTGCAATGACAGTGCCTTCCATTCTTTCGGATTCTCCGACAGTTCCTAACATCAAATTTCCCGTATGTAACCCAAGTCCAATTTCAATTGCAGGATACTTATTGTTTTCACGGTGTTGATTGTAAATTTTTAATTCGCGGCGCATCTCAATTGTCGCTTTTACTGCGTCATCGGCATCAAGCGGGAATAGGGCCATAATCGCATCGCCAATGTATTTATCAATGAAACCGTTATTCTTACGAATCATAGGCCCCATTCTTCTTAAATAGGAATTGATAAAATTAAAGTTCTCGACCGGAGTCATTTTTTCAGAGAGAGATGTGAATGAACGGATATCAGAAAAAAGAATGGTCATTTCTCGTTGAACTTGATCACCTAGTTTAACATCAACAATACTTTCTCGTTCTAAAAAGCGAAGGAACTCATGAGGGACAAACCGTCCATACGCAAGGGTGATTTTTGAAAGTGAGATATGAGTTCGGATTCTAGAGAACAATTCTTTTTTGGTGAAAGGCTTTGTCAGGTAATCGTTTGCGCCGACATTGAAACCTTCGACTAAATCGTCAACTTGATTTTTTGCAGTGAGTAATATAACCGGAAGTTCAATGGCAGGATATTTCTCTCTAAGCCTTCTACAAACTTCATAGCCCGACATCTTTGGCATCATGATGTCAAGTAAGATAACATCAAACCGTTCTGACTCATCAATGATCTTTAAGGCTTCAACGCCATTTACGGCTTGTGAGACAGAATAATTATTAAGTCTTAATTGATTCGCAAGCACTTGAACATTAACAGGTTCATCATCCACAACCAAAACTCTAAACTGACGCGAATCAACTTCACCTGTTTTGAGAATCTCGATTTCATTTGCAGCACGAGAAATCTCTTCGAGCTCAGGCTCCCCGGCAGAAACTTGACTAACTTTTGAAACCAACTCGGCCGAAAGATTAATTTTTTCTGCAACTTCAACCGATTTTGGCAATGAGATTGTAAAAATGGAGCCTTTATTGACTTCAGATTCAAACCAAATCGATCCTCCGTGAAGCTCGATTAACTTCTTGGAAATTGAAAGTCCAAGGCCTGTTCCTCCATACTGACGCGTAGAAGAAGCGTCTCCTTGTTCAAAAGATTGAAAGATTTTACCATAGTTTTCGGGAGCAATGCCGATACCGGTATCGAGAATCGAAAATTCAAGCATGTCGCCTTTTTCTTTGGCAGTTACTTTTACTTCACCGCTTTCAGTGAACTTGATGGCATTGCCAATCACATTGAGCAATATTTGTTGAATTCGATTTTCATCTCCTTGCACAGAAGGGAAATCATCCGGAATTTCATTTTTAGTTACAATTGGTTTCCCTTGAATTAAAGGGCGAAGCAAAGCATAAGCAATTTCTACAATCTGCCGCATATCAACCGGCTTTTGTAGCAATTCAATATTCTGATTTTTGAGTTTTGAAAAATCAAGAATATCATTAACCAAGTTTGCCAATCGTTTTCCGCTGAAAGTAATCATCGTCAGGTTCTTCTTGGTCTCTTCGCGAAGGGGGCCTGTAGCCCCATCAATGAGTGATTCCGAAATTCCGATTATTCCATTCAGCGGCGTTCGAAGTTCATGAGAAGTATTGGCTAAGAATTCATCTTTAAGTTTATCGAGCTGTTGCAAGCGATCATTGATAATGCGCTGAGCTTCAATCTCTTTAGCTTGAGCTTCAAGTTTTTTTCGGTCGCGTAGGGCTTTAAGGATAAAAATGCCAAGAATACTTCCAACACCAAACAGCACATAAAGCGTGTATGCCCACCAAGTTTTCCACGGCGGAGGAATAACATGAATTGATATGACAAACGGGGTATTGTTCCAAATTCCATCTCCGTTAGAGCCTTTGACCATAAAGCGATAGTTCCCACCGTCAAGGTTGGTGTAAGAAGCAACGCGTTGTGAACCGGAGTAAACCCAATCATTATCGAATCCTTCGAGTTTATATGCGTATTGATTTTTTTCCGGAGATACAAAATCAAGAGAAGCGAATTCAAAAGAAAAAAAGCTATCCAAATATGAGAGTGTGATATCAGCACCATTTTGGAGGTTATCATTTTCAATTTTACCAAAACGCTTAAAGGCAGTAATCACAACAGGAGGCGTATAACGATGTGTAAAGGTTTCAGGGTCAAAGGCTGTTATGCCACGGCCAGCACCGAAATAGAATGTGCCTGATTTGCCGACATGATATGCCCCAAAATTGAAATTGTTACTCGCTAAACCGTCTGACACATCATAGGTAATAAAGGTATTGCCACTTGGCATATACTTTGAAATTCCTTTTGGAGTAGAAATCCAGAGCGAGGAATCTCGCGAAAATAAGAGCCCGAAACATGTATTATCGGCGAGTCCGTCAATATCAAAAAAGCCAATTTGTTGCGATGTTGTTGGTTCTAAGCGATACAATCCGTATGAAGTACCAATCCATAATTTGTTATTGAAATCTTGACTCAAAGAAAGAATTTTATCGCTCTTTGATTGAATGCGTTCAAACTTTCCAGACTCATCAATCATTTTACATAACCCTGAACCGGTACCAACCCAAATGGTGTGAGCATTATCTTCAAAGAGAGTCAGGATTTCGTTATCAGGAAGTGTTTGAGTGTCAGATGATTTTGAAGTAAATGTTTCGAAAGAATTTGTTTGAGGGTTGAATTTCGAGAGACCCGAAGCAGTTCCCACCCAAAGTGTTCCTTTGCTTGATAACAAAAAGGAAGAGATATAGTTATCGGGTAACGGGCCTCCAGTTTCAAGATCATTTTGAAATGAACCCCATTTCTTGGTTTGAGGGTCATAGATACTGATACCTGCATCAGTTCCAAGCCATAAACGTCCATCGGTTGTTTTAGTAATTGCATTAACAGTATTCGAAAGCAATTCTCCGGATTTAAAGAAAAAGCGCCGGTCCGATTCTTTCCCACTTAAATCATGTCTTAAAAGCCCATTATTTGTACCAACCCAAAGAACAGAGCCATCTTCATAAATGGCATTTACATAACTTCCTCCCAAGGAGGCATCTTGTTTTAGGTCCTTTAAATCAAAAATTTTGAACGGAGATTTTTGTGTTTGAAGCAAATTTAACCCCCCTGAAGCCGTGCCAATCCAAAGTGTTCCGGCATAGTCATGAGAGAGCGATGTGATTTCGTTATCAGAGATTGATGCTTTGCGTTTCACGTCTGGCAATAAAACGGTCATTTTGCTTTGATCTTGAGAGAGAAGATGAAGTCCATCGGAAGTTCCGATAAACAAGATTCCTTTAAATAAACCGGTTCTGTTAAGTGAAAGTGATTTCACATAGCTTGTTCTCAAGCCAAGCGACGACTTTGGTGCATAATCGAAATGTTTGAGCGGTTTTTCTTCATTCAAAGAAATTTGGTACAACCCACTTTTTCTTGTTCCAACCCACAAGAGATCCTCAGGCGATTCTAATGAAGATTCAATAGAAAGAATGGCATCACCGGAAATCATTTTTTTCCCTTCGTAAATCTCTTTTTCAATCGTGAGGGATTGACCATCAAGCACAAGAAGTTTCGCTCCCGCATTGGATTCACCACCAATAACCAATCGCTCTGCGGGTAACTCCTTAAACGCTCTAGTACTGAATTCAAAGGGCAGTTCGAATTTTTCAAACTGATTGTTAGAAGGATTAAATGAATAAAGACCAAGACTTGTCCCTACCCAAATTTTCCCGCTTTGAGTAATGTGTAAACCTTGAATAAATCCATTTAACCCTTTCTCTGAAGTCAATTCAACTTCCTCTGTTTGTGAGTAATATCGGACTGCTTTACCCGTTATTGGGTTAAAGAGCGAAACCGCCTCATCGGTGGCAATCCAAAGCTCAGTGGAAGATTTTTCAATAAGAAAGAGGATGTCATTTGAAGGTAAAGAGGTGGAATCAAGTGGATTGTTGCGATAAAAATAGGTTTGATATCCATTGTAGCGAGCAAGCCCTTCAGAAGTTGCTACCCACAACAAACCTGTTTTTGAATGAAGCGTTTTATTAATTCTACTTTGCGATTCACCTCGTTCTAATAGAAG
Protein-coding regions in this window:
- a CDS encoding MFS transporter, with protein sequence MRLPQFERYSALFILLIAYILNFTDRILIASLFTPIKNEFQLNNFEIALLGSTAFVLFYTLLGLPFGRLADKVSRKKMIAIGLAVWCLFSGLSGSANNFWQLFFCRVMVGVGEATLGPAALSLLSFYFPKEKRASVQSIFSGAIAIGTSVAFLFGPRIEAQFGWRVAFQSIGYVGLIWVPFILMLKENTVAEKEKSIKRELKIREEIDLILSLPKKHPSLLWHNFGYALLGGVANSLTIWMPVYLSARFEIARVELGALISVSIATVGLLGTVVGGILADKVARKRKQGRLLTMALIALLMIPLYSFILFSNSLEAVKPAYFTLLGLSLTWLGAATADVHEIVHEGERGAAIGLYYFIVNWICYGLIPPLIGFISDKLGQNIGSESLQSALFIGPLLLCLSAGSLLYAKFLRD
- a CDS encoding pitrilysin family protein, whose translation is MKLKNFFFTSIAIAIVTALSSCGANQTAVSTASIDRSKPPLPDAAPQVSFPEFLDTTLSNGLRVFLIESNQKPTLTMRMVIRGGSSFDGDKSGLADAVSTLLGKGSQKRTALQFAKEGDYIGASFGAGSSDDAVFVNISGLSRHQDKLFDIFTDALFNPTFPEDELEKFKRQAVSGVQTRRRTPGALASILSTQVAFGKHPYANFDDEASISSISQKDVQTYYARFFNASNASLAVVGDFKASEMLPLLEKQFGSWKAGEPAPEVANEFPIPDGISVHLVDLPGAVQSSVSVVMPASARRNPELAEFSLVSSILGGGFSGRLFQNLREKHGWTYGAYTNGNYYRQGGFFSATAEVRNVVTDSAITEILSEIKRIRTEPVPQNELVLQQEYLSGNYLLSLENPERTLVRAQDITVFGISKDYYKTYVKKVSSLTSERVLELAQKYLSAKNVYITVVGDAKEIKSKLEKFGKVTVYNTDFEPLSDLLPPALSSEALLENHFKALGGVASLKKMNSREMKGKVTIEFPGRSLDGTLEMKEKSPNKSYTKLITPVISQEIYVNGKRAVDVSPRGSNELSGKELTERLESSIFNVLFRLKENGVSLKVLGMKPTGEGMNYHTELIYPSGKVDQLVFDGNSFMLIEQITKQSTPQGTEVEAKLQYSDYRPVQVSKNKKDGTILLPYKLVRTVPQGQFTLVITSTVESYTINPTLKDDIFEKK
- a CDS encoding pitrilysin family protein, with amino-acid sequence MVRKLSFFIAALFTLMFIAFPLDLLANDDQPKKGKNKIQFVEYDLPNGLHVILHQDKAAPVVSSYVLYHVGSKNEKNDRTGFAHFFEHLMFEGSENIRRGQIDKLISGAGGNLNASTSFDLTDYYINLPKNQWKLALWIESERMLHAKIDSGGVETQREVVKEERRLRVDNRPYGTLFETIFSTVLDSSSYSWTPIGSFQYIDKATIDEFRDFYRAYYVPNNATLCLAGDIDIEEAKKVIIEYFGSIPKGKPVERPKVIVPMQFSPKELRVEKDNTPLPATLHGWKSVAQTHPDAKALEMLSNVLSSGNSSRLNQTLVQNTQVAVQVQAFPFFLEDAGMNGVFAVGNSGVNVETLDSLISLELEKIAGEGITEEEFQKVRNQIESQYASSFGTVQSRARELANYYVFYGNTNLINTEVDEYMKVTREDIQRVAKKYFNKESRNLIHYTVKKRD
- a CDS encoding ATP-binding protein, with product MLNLLLKSLLFILILPSFFSFLRSQTPLDEKINFKRLLLERGESQSRINKTLHSKTGLLWVATSEGLARYNGYQTYFYRNNPLDSTSLPSNDILFLIEKSSTELWIATDEAVSLFNPITGKAVRYYSQTEEVELTSEKGLNGFIQGLHITQSGKIWVGTSLGLYSFNPSNNQFEKFELPFEFSTRAFKELPAERLVIGGESNAGAKLLVLDGQSLTIEKEIYEGKKMISGDAILSIESSLESPEDLLWVGTRKSGLYQISLNEEKPLKHFDYAPKSSLGLRTSYVKSLSLNRTGLFKGILFIGTSDGLHLLSQDQSKMTVLLPDVKRKASISDNEITSLSHDYAGTLWIGTASGGLNLLQTQKSPFKIFDLKDLKQDASLGGSYVNAIYEDGSVLWVGTNNGLLRHDLSGKESDRRFFFKSGELLSNTVNAITKTTDGRLWLGTDAGISIYDPQTKKWGSFQNDLETGGPLPDNYISSFLLSSKGTLWVGTASGLSKFNPQTNSFETFTSKSSDTQTLPDNEILTLFEDNAHTIWVGTGSGLCKMIDESGKFERIQSKSDKILSLSQDFNNKLWIGTSYGLYRLEPTTSQQIGFFDIDGLADNTCFGLLFSRDSSLWISTPKGISKYMPSGNTFITYDVSDGLASNNFNFGAYHVGKSGTFYFGAGRGITAFDPETFTHRYTPPVVITAFKRFGKIENDNLQNGADITLSYLDSFFSFEFASLDFVSPEKNQYAYKLEGFDNDWVYSGSQRVASYTNLDGGNYRFMVKGSNGDGIWNNTPFVISIHVIPPPWKTWWAYTLYVLFGVGSILGIFILKALRDRKKLEAQAKEIEAQRIINDRLQQLDKLKDEFLANTSHELRTPLNGIIGISESLIDGATGPLREETKKNLTMITFSGKRLANLVNDILDFSKLKNQNIELLQKPVDMRQIVEIAYALLRPLIQGKPIVTKNEIPDDFPSVQGDENRIQQILLNVIGNAIKFTESGEVKVTAKEKGDMLEFSILDTGIGIAPENYGKIFQSFEQGDASSTRQYGGTGLGLSISKKLIELHGGSIWFESEVNKGSIFTISLPKSVEVAEKINLSAELVSKVSQVSAGEPELEEISRAANEIEILKTGEVDSRQFRVLVVDDEPVNVQVLANQLRLNNYSVSQAVNGVEALKIIDESERFDVILLDIMMPKMSGYEVCRRLREKYPAIELPVILLTAKNQVDDLVEGFNVGANDYLTKPFTKKELFSRIRTHISLSKITLAYGRFVPHEFLRFLERESIVDVKLGDQVQREMTILFSDIRSFTSLSEKMTPVENFNFINSYLRRMGPMIRKNNGFIDKYIGDAIMALFPLDADDAVKATIEMRRELKIYNQHRENNKYPAIEIGLGLHTGNLMLGTVGESERMEGTVIADAVNLASRMEGLTKIYGATILISDKTYFKLKNQNDYSIRALGKVQVKGKKEAVSIYEIFDEDYPKLFDHKLSTKERFFEALDHYYNARFDLSLKLFQEISTLNKEDKAAKLYISRCNYFIESGTPEDWVGADMMSEK